The window GTTCGGCGCCACCGAACGCACCGGCGTGCTCGCCGACGCCCCCGACACCGCCGAGTTCGAGTTCGAATTCACCTACCTCAAAGAACGCGTCGACACCATCTCCTATCGAACGCTCGACAACGCGGGCGAGCGCGGCGCGGTCGACCCGATGAAGATGGAGATGGTGCCGACGGCCCAGCTCGACGCCCCCGAGGACATGCGTGGATCCTTGTACGGAACGGGAACGAGTGGCGACGCGACGGTGCCCGTACTCGTCGTCGACAGCGCCGCGCGGTTCGGCGGCCGCGAGTCCGAGAGCTACCTCGTCGTCTCCCCGCGCACGCCGTACAACCGCTTCCCGCTCCCGATGGCGTCCGTCTCCGCCCGCGCGAGCGCCGAGGGCGAAGTCGTCCACGACGGCCCGCTGACCGCGACGCTCGACCCCGAGCTCGGCTACCACTACGGCGCGCCCGTCAGCGAACCCCCGGACTCCGTCGAGGTGTCGTTCGACGCGCCGCCGCAGGTCGCGCGCCACGAGGGCTACGAGACCGCGTTCCTCGACATGCCCACCGTGTCGGTGTAGTTTCAGGGAGTTCAAGCCCTTCGACGCGTACTACTCGATATGAGCGACGACGACAGCCACGAGCACGTCGTCCCCGGGTCCGAGGAGGAACTGGACTCGGCGGACGTGCGCGGCTACGACTTCCGCGGCGACTTCGACTTCTTCGAGATGCTCGACGCGTACGAGACCACTGGCTTCCAGGCGACCCACCTCGCGCAGGCCGTGGACATCGCGCGCGACATGCGCGACGACGACGTGACCACCTACCTCACGCTCACCTCGAACATCGTCTCCTCCGGCCTGCGGGAGACGGTCGCCTACCTCGTCCGGGAGGGGTTCGTGGACGTCATCATCACCACGTCCGGCTCCATCACCGAGGACGTCATCAAGACGGCGAAGCCGTTCAAGATGGGGGAGTGGGACGCCGACGAAGCCGAACTCCGCGAGCGCGGCATCAACAGGCTCGGGAACATCTTCGTTCCCTCCGACCGGTACGTCTGGCTGGAGGCGTACCTGAACGACTTCTTCGAGGACTTCTTCGCCGACGAGAAAATCCGCACGCCGACGGCGTTCTCGAAGGAACTCGGCGAAACCCTCGACGACGAGGACTCTATCCTGAAGAACGCCGCCGACCAGGACGTCCCCATCTTCTGTCCCGCACTCACGGACGCCGAGGTCGGGAACTTCCTCTACTACTACCGCCAGGGCTACGACTCGGAGGTCGGCATCGAAATCCTGGACGACTACGACTCGCTCATCGAGCACGGCCTGCTCGCGGAGGAGACCGGGCTCATCGCGGTCGGCGCGGGCGTCCCGAAGCACCACGCCATCATGACGAACCTCTTCCGCGGCGGCGCAGACCACGCGGTCTACATCTCCACGGGCATGGAGGGCGACGGCTCGCTCTCCGGCGCGCCGCCCGAGGAAGCCGTCTCCTGGGGGAAAATCAAGGACGAGGACACGAACTACGTCCAGATCGAGGCCGAAGCCACGCTGGTCTTCCCGCTGCTGGTGGCGGGAGCGTTCAAGCGCGACTGAGCAGTTTCTATATCGTCGATTCCAGTTTATGGTTCGTTGGGTTTTCGGTGGTGGCGCTCTACGCGTTGCGTGATGGCTGCACGACCACCGATGACCGACGACGGGGAGGAACCGGACGCGGTGGCGTTCGGTATCGCGGCGGTGGACGAACACCTCGGGAGCGTCGACTGGCCGGCGACCGCCGCGGAGATCGTCGCGGCGACCGACGACCCCGAGGTCCCGTACGAGGCGAGCGGACGGACGCTCGCGCTCTCGACGGCGCTCGACGAGACCGACAGCGACGAGTTCGAGTCACGCCGCGACCTCCTGGACGCCCTGCACCCCGTGTTCGAGGAACACCGGCAGTCAGCGGGGCCGGGACTCATCGCGTGGATTCGGAACGCCCTTCCGGTTTAACCGCTCTCGCGTCCTCCACTCCCGTATGACCGTTCTCGACATCGAGTGCCCGGACTGCGGGCGAGTAGAATCGGTTCGAAAGGAGGGACTGGGCCGGTACGAGTGCGCGGAGTGCGGTCGGGAGTTCTCGCGGGCCGACCTCACTCGATGAACGATCGGAGCGTGTCGGAGTCGGCGGTCTCCCCCCGTATCGCGTAGTGGGCGGCGCAGGCGTTCGCGAGCGCGAGCGCCGCCACCCACGACCCGTCTGCGGCGCGAGCGTGCGCGAGACCCGCGCTGAACCGGTCGCCGGCGCCCGTGAAGCGGACGGGGTCGCTCGTCGGTTCGTTCGGCACGAACGCGAGCACGTCCCGGGTGGCGGCGACGGCGTGTTCGACCTCGTGGAGGACGAACGCGTCCACGCCGAGGGCCGCCCGCGCGGCACGGGCGAGCGAGCCGTCGTCCGCGAACGAGGCGTCGAGCGCGTCCGCGAGGAACGCGGCTTCCCCGCGGTTCGCGCTCACGACGACTTCGTAGCGGTCGGTGAGCGCGCCGAGCGCGTCCGCGAACCCGCGGACTGTGTCAGGGTCGATGATGGTCACGTCGCCGGGGTCAAGGACGAGCACGCCGCCGTCGGGGTCGCGCTCGCGGAGTTCGCGGAGGGCGTCGGTCGCGTGCGGGACGGACGCCCAGTTCGCCCACACGACGGCGTCCGCGGCGAGCGCGGCGTCGAGGCGCGGGCCGAGCGCTCGTTCGAGCGTCTCGAAGCGCCACGTCTCGATGCCCGCGGACTCCTCAGTGAGCATCACGGCGTCCGACTCGAACTCGTAGATGTCGACGTGAGCGGGCGCACCCATCGAGTACGCGTCGAACGGAAGCGTTTCGAAGATATCGTGGTCGAGGTGGCCGGCGAGCGTGGTGTCGTCACCGAGCGCGTGAAACTGGAACGCGTCGTTCACGGCCTGGCCGCCGGGGTCAGTGGCCTCGTGGTCGACGTAGAACGACTTGGCCTCGCCCGCGGCGATGCGGCGGCCGAACGACTCACGCGAGCGCACCGCGCCCGCCCGGTCTTCGACCGTGTACCGGCGGTCGACGCTGCCGTCCGGGAGCGCCGTGGCGGTGACGGACGCGTCCAGCACTCCCCGGGCGTCCGCGAGCCGTCCCGTGCGTTCGTCCATACGCGTTCCCGGGGCTTCGGCGTGGTTAACTATTCGGCCAGCACCGCGTCGACGGCGTCGAGGAAGCCGTCGGCGTACGCGCCCGCAACGACGTGGTCGGCGGCGGCCTTCGCGGCGTCGTCCGCGTTCGCGACAGCGTAGCCCGTCCCCACGGCGTCGAGCATCTCCGCGTCGTTCGCGGAGTCGCCGACCGCGACGAACTCCGACAGGTCGTAGTCGAGGTCGGCGACGAGCGATTCGAGCGCGCGGCCCTTGTGCATCCCCGGCGACTTCACGTGGTACGCGTATCCCGTGTCGACGACGTGAAGACCGTGCGTTTCGGCGATGTCGCGGAGGGGCGCGAGCGGCTGGTCGCGGCTCACCGCGACCTCGGTCTCCCGCCAGCGGTTCACCAGGTCGACCTCGCCCCAGCCCAGGCTGTGGCCGCGCGCGACGTACTCGTCCACCACGTCCTGGGCGGCCTCGCGGTCGCCGTGGAAGTGCAGGCGGTCGCGGTCGCGGTCGTAGGAGACGCCGCCGTTCTCCGCGACGACGCGCTCGGGCACGCCGACGAACCCGCAGAGCGCGACCGGGTACGGGAGCGCCTTCCCGGTGGCGATGACGACGGGCGCGTCCCACTCGCGGAGCACGTCGAGGACGCGGGAGTCGATGGAGCGGTCGTCGCGGCTGAGCGTGCCGTCGATGTCGACGGCGAGCGGCGGAACCATACCGCATCCTGCGCCGGCCGGGAGAAAAACCCTATGCGCCGAGCCCGCCCGCGTGGACGTAGTCGAGGAACTCGTCCACGACGCCCGGGTCGTACGTCCAGAACCCGTGGAAGGTTCCGTCGTCCTGCTCGTGGGCGATGAGCGCGATCTTCCGCGAATCCTGGCCGTCTCCGTCGTACACGACGAACCACGACTCGCGGACCTCCGAAACGTCGTCCGTGTGGAAGGCGAGGTTGAGTTCGTTCCGCGGTTTCTCCCAGTCCGGAAGCCCGTACACGTGCACGTCGAGCCCGCTGTCCGCGAGCTGCGTGTAGACGCGCCACTGGTCGTCCATCTTCGAGAGCGACTGGAAGCCGACGCGGAGTTCGCCGCGGCCGACGGTGTGCGCGGCGACCTCGACCTCGCGGGACGCGATTATCATGTTGCGCTTGTTGAACGACGTAAACGTCGTCGTGTCGTCGTGTTCGAGCACCGCGGGATAGCTGTCGCGGTCGAAGTCGGGGTCGGAGACGATACCCGCCTCGAACGCGATCACGGAATCGACGTCGTCGAGGTCGCTCGCCGCCACGACATCCCCGTCGTCGTGCAGCACGGCGAAGTTCGCGGGCGCGTGCTCCCCGCGTGATTCCGCGACACTCACGGTGACGCGCTGCGGGCCGAAGTAGTCGCGAAGGCGGTCGACGACGGCCTCGTTTACGGGGTCGTAGACGGTGAGCGTTCGCCCCTCGCTCTCCACGCGTTCGACGAGCGAGCGGATGGAGTCCATCTCGCACGAGAATCGGACTGTCAGGTATATAAATCCGGGGGCGGTTCAGGGCCGCCAGTCGCGCGTCGTGTGATTCAGTCGCTCACAGCCGTCGGCGGTGACGGCGACGAGGTCTTCGATGCGGACGCCCCACTCGCCCGCCCGGTAGACGCCGGGTTCGACGCTGAACACCATTCCCTCCCGGAGTTCGCGCTCGTTTCCGCCGACGATGTAGGGTTCCTCGTGCACGTCCAGACCGACGCCGTGGCCGGTGCGGTGGACGAACTCCTCGCCGAACCCCGCGTCCGCGACGACCTCGCGCGCGGCGGCGTCCACGGCCTCGCAGGACACGCCGGGTTCGACTGCGTCGACAGCGGCCTGTTGGGCGTCGGCGACGGCCTCGTGCGCGTCGATGTACGCTTCGGGCGGTTCGCCCTCGAAGACGACGGTCCGGGTCTGGTCGCTCGGGTAGCGGTCGACGCGCGTCCCGAAGTCGAAGACGACGGGCTCTCCCGGCCGGATCTCGCGCTCGCCGTGCTGGTGGTGCGGAAGCGCGGCGTTCGGCCCCGACGCGACGATCGTCTCGAAGGACGTCCCCGTACCCCCGTGGTGTTCGAGTCGGTCTGCGACGTACCGCGCGAGGTCGGTTTCGGTGCTGCCGACGGCGTCCGCGCCGAGCGCGCGCACGTCCCGCATCGCGGCGTCCGCGGCCTCGCTCGCCCGGCGGATGGCGTCGCGTTCGGCGTCGTCCTTCCGCACGCGCAGCGCGGACAGCACGTCCGTCGCGAGGCCGAACTCGGCGTCGGGAAGCGCCGTCCGGAGGTCCATCGAGAACCGCGCCCACATCGTCTCGTCGAGGAGGACGCTCGAACCGAGGTCGAGGTCGGCCGCGACGTCGCGGACGTGTTCGACGGGGTCGTCGCCGTCCCGCCACGTGCGCACGTCATCGACCCAGGTCTCGTCGCGGAGTTGCTCGGCGTAGAGCGCGGGCGCGAGGAACGCGGCGTCGTCGGGCGTGACGAACAGGAAGAAGTGACGTTCGCCGGGCGACTCGTGAAACCCCCCGAGGTAGTAGAGGTTCGGACTCGGGAAGAGGGCGAGCGCCTCGTCCGCGTCGAGGCGGTCCTGGCAGTCGCGGGTGCGGCGTTCGAAGGGCGTCATAGCCCGGGGTTCGGGGGCCACGACCTAAATTCGCCTGACCGGCGGCGAGCCATCACGGGCCACTACTAGTCGGCCTCCCCGCTGACGCCGACGGCGCGGACGTGCGCGCGACCCGGCGGAACGGCGTGCTCGAACTCGCGTTCGGTCGCACCCACGAACCCGGGTATCGACATCCGGTAGTCGGTCGCTACGCTTTTTCCCTCTCGCGCGGAGGGGTGACGTATGGCGTTTCCTTCGTCTCTCGCGACCGCGCTGAGTTCGCGCCCGAAACAACTCCTCGGAGCCGGGTTCGGCCTGCTCGGCACGAGCCACTTCGCGTTCTGGACGCAATCCTCAACAGCGCTCTCAGATGCGCTCGCCGCCGGTGACTACGCCGCCGCGCTGGCGCCGCTGTCCGAGTACGCCGCCGGCCACCCAGCATACCTGCTCGCTATCGTCACCGGCATAGCGCTCGTCGCGTGGGCGCAGTGAGTGCGAGCGAGTCCGCGCGAAGCTGGCGCGGCGTCACCGCCGTCGCCGCCTGGCAGGTCGTCGCGTCCGCCACCTACTACGCGGTGTTCGCCGCGACGTCCTCGTTCCGCGACGCCTACCAGTTGAGCGGGTTCGAGGTCGGACTCGTGGTGTCGGTGATGACGCTCGGGTACACGCTCTTTCTCTTCCCGATGGGCGCCGTCGTGGACGCGTACGGCGACCACCCCGCGATGGTCGGCGGCCTCGTCGGCCTCGCAATCGGCGCGGCCGGCGTCGCCGCGTCCGGCGCGGGACTTCCGCTCGCCGGCACGTACCCCGGTCTCCTCGTCGCGGTGTTCGTCCTCGGCTGTGCGTACGCCACCGGGATGCCCGCGACGAACCGCGCCGTCGCCAGCCGCGCCCCCAGGGGCCGGTACAACCTCGCCGTCGGCCTGAAGCAGGTCGGCGTCACCGCCGGCAGCGCCGTGAGCGCCGTGTTCGTCACGAACACCCTCATCGTCCCGACGTGGCCCGCGAGCTTCGCCGTCATCGCCGTCGTCGGCTTCCTCGTCGCCGCCGGGTACGCGGTCACGTTCGACGGCACGGGCGGGAGCGGCCGCATGGAGTTCCCCGACATCCGCGCCATCGCCGCGAACCGCCTCCTGCTCGTCCTGTCTCTCGCCGGGTTCTTCCTCGGTGCCGCCGTCTTCACACTCACCGGGTACACCGTCCCCTACATCGAGGACGCGACGCGCGCCACCACCGCGTTCGCCGGCGCGACGCTCGCCCTGATGCAGGTGTCGGGGAGCATCGGCCGCATCGGCGCGGGCAGCATCGCCGACCGCATCCGCGGCACCGCAGAGCGCGCCAGCCTCCGCGTCCTCGCCGTGCAGGTCGCGGTCGCCGCCGCCCTGTTCTTCGCGCTCCCGGAAGCCAGGGGGGTCTGGCTGCTCGTCGTGTTCGCCGGCCTCGGCCTCGCCCTCCTGGGATTCACGGGCCTCTACCACGGTGCAGTCACGGCGCTCGCCCCCGAGGGGAAATCAGGGGCCGCGACCGCCGCCGGACAGATCACGCTCAACGTCGGCGGCCTCGTCGTTCCACCCCTGTTCGGATTGATCGCGGACACCGCCGGCTACGCCCTCGGCTGGTACCTGCTCGGCGTCGGCGTCGCCGCCTCCACCGGCATGGTCGTCTTCGCGCTCGTGCGCTACGACTAGCGGCGACGAGTAGTACCGACCGCCGGCCCCGCTCACGTATCGCACCGGCACTACGGCGTCAGCCCCCTCCTGCACGCGCCCGTCCTCGCCGGCCCGCACTGTTCGTCGGTACGTACGGCATCACCGCTCGCCCCGCCGCGGACGCGCGCACGTCCTCCGGCGTCGCGCGCTTCCAGCCGCTCCCGCGAAACGCCACTCGCTCTCTCACCACCGCCGCCAACCGCGGCGGCGGACACGCTCCGCCTCGCTCTCGGTGTGGTCGCCGTCGCCGCCGTACTCCAGTTTCGGCTCTGAACGCCCTGTCGAACCCCCAGATCGTACATCGTATGTCGCTCTATCAAATCCCTTCAGAGGGGCGCCACAGTCTCGGAGGGGAGCCAGAACTGGCCCCCGTTATCGAGGGGAGCGCGCGTCAGGAACCACCTCGCCGGTCGGCGTTCCGACAGCACTACCCCGGTCGGTGCGCGTTCTCGCCTCAGTGAACGGGCGGTCGCACGGTTCGATGACTCTGATCCGGTTCGTTCTCAGCTCACACGGAGCAGTTCGCCGGGGGACGCCTGGCACTGTTCGCGGCTGTGCCTACTCACTCGACTGGCTGTGCCCCATCTCGGCGGGGTTCTTCATCCCCTCTTTCACGCCGAAGTAGACGAGGATGGCGTTGACGGGGTACGCGAAAACGAACCCGACAGACAGCGAGAACGCGAGCGCACCCCAGAACAGGAGGTCGCTGATGTGCGCCTGACTGGCGATCAGGAGATCCGTTCCGATGGCCGCGAGCTCCATGACGGTGATGCTCGGCGTCTCGCTGTAGAGGGCGTCCAGCATCGCCTCCCCGAAGCCGACGCCCTCCTGCATCAACGGCCCGACGGTGAGCGCGTACCCGAACAGGTACGCGAGCGCGAACGTCCCGACCGTGATGACGAGCGTGCTCTGGAGCGCGAGCAGCCCCGCGAGGAGCACGAACCCGAGGACTTCGCCGGCTCCACAGCCCGAGTAGCAGTGGGCGGTCGACCGGAAGCCGCGCCGCCACAGCGAGTCGTGGCTGATCTGGGTGCGACCGGAGTACCAGTAGACAGCGAGGCCGAACGGGCCGGAGTAGAGCACGACGAGCGTCCAGACGCCCTTCATCAGCGACGGCAGCGCTTGGTTCCGCTCGCGGATGTCCCACCAGAGGACGGCGGCGGACGTGAGGGCGAACAGCGCCCAGACACCCATCGCGAGCGGATCCGAGAGGATCGGTTTCATGACGTGGCGAACTGGCGCGAGCGCGTGTTCGATCTGTGCGAGGAGTCCGTGTAGTGACATACTCATGAGAGTGATTCGGGGGGACGAGCTGCCGGTACTGTCCGACGTAGCCGCTGCAGCCCACCCGCTAGTTGGGCGGGGATACTTTAGGGAGCTGTGGCTACTAATCCAACGTGCAGCCGGGCCACCAGTGTCGATTCCGAGATATCGACCCCAGTGGGAGCCGCCCCGCCCCTCACGCGGATGAGGAGCGGCGAAACGATTCCCGCGAGGGAACGACTGATACGCGACCGACGAGCGTTCTCCGTTCCCGAGCACAGCCCGCTTACTGAATCCAGAAGACCCGGGGGACGACGATGAGCCGCTCCGAAGTCGGCGGCCGGCTGCTCGGCGCTCGCGCGTCGGCCGCGACCGCCCTCCGCGCGTCCGCGACGGACGTGCGAGGGGCTTTTACGCGTCTCCGTGCAATCCCGGGTATGTCGGAGGCTCGAACGACCGGCGAGTACCGGGTACGCTCTCGAACGCCCGACGGCGCGGCGTTCGTGCTCGTTCCGCTCGACGGCGACGCCCCGGTGCGCGTCGAGGACGACGACGCCGACCTCGCGCCCGGGAACCGCGTTCGGGCGACGCTCGCCTGGAACGACGGCACCGCGCGCTTCGATGACTACGAGGCCGTCGATGACACCCGAATCACGTACGTCCGCGGCGCGACCGGCCTGTTCGAGGACGCGCTCGACACCATGGAGGAAGCCCGCCGCGAGAACCTCGGCGTGAACTCCCAAACCACGTACAGCACGGACGGCGACCCGAACGGCGCAGTCTACGCGTTCGCCAGTCAGCCCGGCGAGCGCGACCTCTACACCGAGTTCCGGGACGGCACCGCGCCGCTCGAACCGCTCCTCGACCGACTGGACGACTTCGAAGACTGCCCCCACCACGTGTTCGTCCTCGACCCCGCCGAACACGACTTCCTCGTGCTCTACCTCGTCCTCCGCCGCGACAGCGTCCTCGAACGCACCGTCTTGGACACCTACGCCTGACTACGATTCGGCGAGTCGCACGAGGTCGGTCAGCGTCTCGTTCACCGGCGTGTCGATGCCGTGGTCGCGGCCGCGCGAGACGATTTCGCCGTTCAGCGCGTCGATTTCGGTTCTCCGCCCGCGGTCGAGGTCCTGGCGCATCGAGGAGCGGTTTTCGGCGGTGCGGCGGGCGACCCGGGACGCGGCCGCGACGGGGTCGGTAGTGAGTTCGATACCCTCGGCGTCCGCGACGGCGGCGGCTTCCTCGACGGCGCGGCGGAGCACGCGCTCGCCGGGGTCGGTGTCGGCGAGGCGGCCGTTCGGCACGCCCGCGAGCGCGGTCGCGGCGTTGATGCCGGCGTTCACGAGGACTTTCTCCCAGACGGCGCGCGCCGCGTCCGCAACCACGTCGGTCTCGATGCCGGCGTCGGTCAGCGCGCGGGCGAGCGCGGTCGCCGCCTCACTGGTGTCGGTGACGTAGTTCCCCACGACCGTGTCGCCGACGCCCGCGTGTCGGACGTGACCGGGCGCTTCGAGCGTCGCGCCGTGACTCGTCGTCCCCGCGAGTACGCGGGACGCGGGCACGAACTCCGCGATAGTCTCCGCGTTCCCGAGGCCGTTCTGGAACGTGCAGACCGCCGCGCCGTCGAGGAGCGCGTCGGCGTCGGCGAGCGCGCTCCGCGTGTCGTAGGCCTTCACGCACACCAAGACGACGTCCACGGGGCCGACGCTGTCGGGGTGTGTCGTCACGTCCACGGGAACGCGCTCCGTCGTTCCGTCGGGGAGCGTGAGGCGAAGCCCGTCCCGGGCGAGGGCGGTGACGTGGTCGCCCGGCCGACCGACGAGCGTCACGTCGACGCCGCTCCGATCGAGACGACCGCCGAACAGCGACCCGATAGCACCCGGGCCGAGCACTGCGACGCGCATACCCGGCGAAACGACGGCCGCGTACAAAAGCCCTGGAAGTCGGCTTCGCGGAACGCCTCCTCCGCGGCGTCCAGGTCGTCTATCCGCGCCTGCGTTCGGGCGTGGAGGCCGTTCGCGTGCTCGTGAAGCCGAGCGGCCTAACTACCGTGTGGCCGGTTAGTGGAGGGTGACGCGCGCCGCTGCGACGCGCCGACCGCTGTCCGTGTCGACGAGCGTGAGTAGGTACGTGCCGCCGCTCTCTAGCCCCGAATTTTCGGCGTCGGTTTCCACCACTCGAATCGTGTCGCCGGGCGCGAACGTGCCGAATGCCGGTGGAACGCTCTCGTTTTCGTGTGCGACGAGACTCGTGTCCCGCCACTGCGGGCTTTCGAGCGTCCGGATCGGCGTGGCGTTCCGGTAGACGACGAGGCGGAGCGACCGGTAGTCGATCGCCGACCCGCCGGTGTGACGGACGACGAACGCGGCCTCCGATTCGGCCTCCGAGAGGGACGCGGGCGCGTCCGCGAAGGCGGCGGTCAGCGTGTCGTTCGAACCGAACTCGGCTCGCTCCGGGGTAGTCTGGAGCGCCCAGAGGCCGTACGTGCCACCGGCGAGCACCAGCACACCGAGAACGGCCGCCGCGAGCAACACGCGACGCCGGGGGTTCGCGGCCGAGTCGTACGCGGGCGTGTCAGTCACGTTCCCGGATAGGGCGGCGTGGCCCCGACGCGTGTTCGCCGACAGACCGCGGGCGGTTCGAAACGCTCGTCGCCGCGTACCTCCGTGGTTCGGTAGCCGACCCCCCAACGGAGGACGCCTCGCGCGTTAGCGCGGGGAGGCTGTCAATCCGCGCCGCAGACGATGACCGGGCGATCCGCACCGAGGATGACCGCCTGCGTCACGCTCCCGAAGAGAGCTTTTCCGGTGGGCGTGCGCTTGCGGGACGCGACGCAGATGGCGTCCACGCCGAGGTCGCGGGCCGTGTCGAGAATCGCCTCCGAGGGGTCGCCGCTCGTCTCGTGCAGTGTCACCTCGATCCCGGCGTCCTCCAGGGTTTCCTTCGCGTGTCGCGCGGACGCGAGCTGGCCGATGGACGCCCCGGTCGGGTTGTCGGTGAAGTCGTGGAAGACGTGCGCGTGGATTTCGTCCCGCCCGGGGAGGTCGATCACCGCGTCGACCTGGGCGTTCGCGTGCTCGTCCTCCTCGTCGACCGCGAGCAGTATCTCGTACATCGTCCCGGTGTGCGCACCCGAGAGGCATACCGCTTTGGGTGAGTGTCACTTCCGTGCAGGGTCGAGCGCACCGCTTACGGCGCTCGCGGACGAACGGCGGGTATGGCCGAACCCGACCTCGACCGCGACGCGTGGCGCGAGCGCGTCCGCGAGCACCGCGCGGAGAAACGCCGGTTCGTCCGGGAGAACATGGAACTCCCGGAGACCGGCGACGACCTCGAATTCTACGACCTCGACCCCGACCTCCGTGTGGTCGCGCGCCTCCAGCGCGCGCAGAACCCCGAGGTGGTGCGGGTGGAGCTCACGCGCGGCCCCGCCGCGGAGTACGAACGCGTCGCGACCCTCGGGTTCACGCTCGACGGCGAGCATCACGTACTCGCGGGCTACCACGCCCCAAAGCAGAACGGCCTGTTCGTGCCGTTCACCGACGAAACGTCGGGCGGCGAGACGCCGGAGATCGGCCGGTACGTCGAACTCGACGTCGACGGCGTTGCGTCGGGGAGTCAGGTCGCGCTCGACTTCAATCTCGCCTACCTGCCGTTCTGCGCGCTGGACGAGAGTTACGCGAGCCCCGTGCCGCCGGCGCGAAACCACGTGCCTGCGGCTGTCCGGGCGGGAGAGAAACACGTCGAAGTCGAATAAGAGTCGACGACCGAAGCGTGGAGAGAGCGAGAGTCAGCGACCGCCGGCGGCGTTACGCGCCGACGTCGGTTGCTTCGAGGAGTTCCTGATAGCGGTTCCGAATCGTGACTTCGCTCACGTCGGTGACCTCGCTGACCTCGCTCTGCGTGACCTTCTGGTTCACGAGCAGGCTCGCGGCGTAGATGGCGGCCGCCGCGAGGCCGACGGGGGACTTTCCGCTCGTGACGCCCTGTTCCTGGGCGTTCGAGAGGAGTTCGCGGGCGCGGCGTTCGACCTCGTCCGAGAGGTCGAGGTCGCTCGCGAACCGCGGGACGTAGCTCGCGGGGTCGGCGGGCGCGACTTCGAGGCTGAGTTCGCGCACGATGTAGCGGTACGTGCGCTTGAACTCCATCTCGTCGATGCGGCTGACGGTCGCGACCTCGTCGATGCTGCGCGGGGTCTGCATCTGGCGGGCCGCCGCGTAGACGGACGCGGTGGCGACGCCCTCGATGCTCCGTCCGGGAAGCAAGTCCTCGTCGAGCGCGCGCCGATAGATGACCGACGCCGTCTCCCGTACTTCCTTGGGGAGGCCGAGCGCGCTGCTCATGCGTTCGATTTCGCCGAGCGCCTGCTTGAGGTTCCGCTCTTTCGAGTTCCGGGTGCGGAAGCGCTCGTTCCACGTGCGCAGGCGCTGCATCTTCTGGCGCTGGCGGCTGGACAGGCTGTTGCCGTAGGCGTCCTTGTCCTGCCAGCCGATGTTCGTGGAGAGGCC is drawn from Salarchaeum sp. JOR-1 and contains these coding sequences:
- a CDS encoding transcription initiation factor IIB family protein: MSETTIRTYSSDRQRTEEETSDERANTTTCPECGGKLVNDEEHGETVCAECGLVIEEDGIDRGPEWRAFDSAEKDEKSRVGAPTTNMMHDKGLSTNIGWQDKDAYGNSLSSRQRQKMQRLRTWNERFRTRNSKERNLKQALGEIERMSSALGLPKEVRETASVIYRRALDEDLLPGRSIEGVATASVYAAARQMQTPRSIDEVATVSRIDEMEFKRTYRYIVRELSLEVAPADPASYVPRFASDLDLSDEVERRARELLSNAQEQGVTSGKSPVGLAAAAIYAASLLVNQKVTQSEVSEVTDVSEVTIRNRYQELLEATDVGA
- a CDS encoding universal stress protein, which encodes MYEILLAVDEEDEHANAQVDAVIDLPGRDEIHAHVFHDFTDNPTGASIGQLASARHAKETLEDAGIEVTLHETSGDPSEAILDTARDLGVDAICVASRKRTPTGKALFGSVTQAVILGADRPVIVCGAD
- a CDS encoding DUF1684 domain-containing protein, translating into MAEPDLDRDAWRERVREHRAEKRRFVRENMELPETGDDLEFYDLDPDLRVVARLQRAQNPEVVRVELTRGPAAEYERVATLGFTLDGEHHVLAGYHAPKQNGLFVPFTDETSGGETPEIGRYVELDVDGVASGSQVALDFNLAYLPFCALDESYASPVPPARNHVPAAVRAGEKHVEVE
- a CDS encoding ketopantoate reductase family protein, whose amino-acid sequence is MRVAVLGPGAIGSLFGGRLDRSGVDVTLVGRPGDHVTALARDGLRLTLPDGTTERVPVDVTTHPDSVGPVDVVLVCVKAYDTRSALADADALLDGAAVCTFQNGLGNAETIAEFVPASRVLAGTTSHGATLEAPGHVRHAGVGDTVVGNYVTDTSEAATALARALTDAGIETDVVADAARAVWEKVLVNAGINAATALAGVPNGRLADTDPGERVLRRAVEEAAAVADAEGIELTTDPVAAASRVARRTAENRSSMRQDLDRGRRTEIDALNGEIVSRGRDHGIDTPVNETLTDLVRLAES